A window of the Arachis duranensis cultivar V14167 chromosome 5, aradu.V14167.gnm2.J7QH, whole genome shotgun sequence genome harbors these coding sequences:
- the LOC107487073 gene encoding alkylated DNA repair protein ALKBH8 homolog isoform X2: MGLPRFGRPKNGVELSPNLYVANCGPAVGISHDDIASVFCKFGELKGVYAADESGTRVIVSFSEEGSAQSAFKALDGTPCPELGGRSLHIRYSVIQPTPKDEVSDMVPVSINASELSIPGLYLVHNFISAKEEEELLQAVDSRPWNSLAKRRVQHYGYEFRYDIRNVNTRHCLGELPSFVSPILERISSCPTFKSAEHIVLDQLTVNEYPPGVGLSPHIDTHSAFEDLIFSLSLSGPCIMEFRKYENGDWHTKVASSAVSEGGSPEDDSNFLRKAIYLPPRSLLLLSGEARYAWNHYIPHHKIDKVNGRVIRRASRRVSFTFRKVRTGACECEFPQYCDSQR, encoded by the exons ATGGGTTTGCCGAGGTTTGGGCGTCCCAAGAATGGTGTTGAACTGAGTCCAAACCTGTATGTGGCAAATTGTGGACCTGCTGTGGGGATCTCCCATGATGACATTGCatctgttttctgcaaattTGGTGAGCTCAAAGGGGTTTATGCAGCTGATGAGAGTGGCACACGTGTCATTGTGTCTTTCTCTGAAGAGGGTTCTGCACAATCTGCATTCAAGGCATTAGATGGAACCCCATGTCCTGAACTCGGAGGAAGGTCCTTGCATATTCGTTATTCAGTGATTCAGCCAACTCCAAAG GATGAAGTTAGTGACATGGTTCCAGTATCTATTAATGCATCGGAATTGAGTATTCCAGGACTTTACCTAGTGCACAACTTCATTAGCGCTAAAGAAGAAGAG GAATTACTCCAAGCTGTTGACAGTCGGCCTTGGAACAGTCTTGCCAAAAGAAGGGTTCAACACTATGGTTATGAATTTCGTTACGAT ATTAGGAATGTTAATACAAGGCATTGCTTAGGTGAGCTTCCATCTTTTGTTTCTCCAATACTTGAAAGAATCTCATCATGTCCAACTTTCAAGAGTGCTGAACATATTGTTTTGGACCAACTTACT GTAAATGAGTATCCTCCTGGGGTGGGCTTGTCCCCCCATATAGATACCCATTCAGCATTCGAAGATTTAATTTTCAGCCTTTCATTATCAGGGCCTTGTATAATGGAGTTCAGAAAATATGAAAATGGTGATTGGCATACTAAAGTTGCCTCAAGTGCTGTTTCAGAAGGAGGAAGTCCGGAAGAcgattcaaattttttaaggaAGGCTATCTATCTACCCCCTCGATCTTTGCTACTCTTGTCTGGAGAAGCACGTTATGCATGGAACCATTATATTCCACACCACAAG ATTGACAAAGTGAACGGCAGAGTCATCAGAAGGGCATCAAGAAGGGTCTCTTTCACATTTCGAAAG GTTAGAACAGGTGCATGCGAATGTGAATTCCCTCAGTATTGTGACTCCCAACGATAA
- the LOC107487073 gene encoding alkylated DNA repair protein ALKBH8 homolog isoform X1, with protein MGLPRFGRPKNGVELSPNLYVANCGPAVGISHDDIASVFCKFGELKGVYAADESGTRVIVSFSEEGSAQSAFKALDGTPCPELGGRSLHIRYSVIQPTPKDEVSDMVPVSINASELSIPGLYLVHNFISAKEEEELLQAVDSRPWNSLAKRRVQHYGYEFRYDIRNVNTRHCLGELPSFVSPILERISSCPTFKSAEHIVLDQLTVNEYPPGVGLSPHIDTHSAFEDLIFSLSLSGPCIMEFRKYENGDWHTKVASSAVSEGGSPEDDSNFLRKAIYLPPRSLLLLSGEARYAWNHYIPHHKIDKVNGRVIRRASRRVSFTFRKVFILLMKCGFTPILHNNTMGLFWKTMILYF; from the exons ATGGGTTTGCCGAGGTTTGGGCGTCCCAAGAATGGTGTTGAACTGAGTCCAAACCTGTATGTGGCAAATTGTGGACCTGCTGTGGGGATCTCCCATGATGACATTGCatctgttttctgcaaattTGGTGAGCTCAAAGGGGTTTATGCAGCTGATGAGAGTGGCACACGTGTCATTGTGTCTTTCTCTGAAGAGGGTTCTGCACAATCTGCATTCAAGGCATTAGATGGAACCCCATGTCCTGAACTCGGAGGAAGGTCCTTGCATATTCGTTATTCAGTGATTCAGCCAACTCCAAAG GATGAAGTTAGTGACATGGTTCCAGTATCTATTAATGCATCGGAATTGAGTATTCCAGGACTTTACCTAGTGCACAACTTCATTAGCGCTAAAGAAGAAGAG GAATTACTCCAAGCTGTTGACAGTCGGCCTTGGAACAGTCTTGCCAAAAGAAGGGTTCAACACTATGGTTATGAATTTCGTTACGAT ATTAGGAATGTTAATACAAGGCATTGCTTAGGTGAGCTTCCATCTTTTGTTTCTCCAATACTTGAAAGAATCTCATCATGTCCAACTTTCAAGAGTGCTGAACATATTGTTTTGGACCAACTTACT GTAAATGAGTATCCTCCTGGGGTGGGCTTGTCCCCCCATATAGATACCCATTCAGCATTCGAAGATTTAATTTTCAGCCTTTCATTATCAGGGCCTTGTATAATGGAGTTCAGAAAATATGAAAATGGTGATTGGCATACTAAAGTTGCCTCAAGTGCTGTTTCAGAAGGAGGAAGTCCGGAAGAcgattcaaattttttaaggaAGGCTATCTATCTACCCCCTCGATCTTTGCTACTCTTGTCTGGAGAAGCACGTTATGCATGGAACCATTATATTCCACACCACAAG ATTGACAAAGTGAACGGCAGAGTCATCAGAAGGGCATCAAGAAGGGTCTCTTTCACATTTCGAAAG
- the LOC110280876 gene encoding putative receptor-like protein kinase At3g47110 yields the protein MVAHVSDFGLARLLSTIGVSHIGSSIIGLKGTIGYAPSEYGMGSKVSIEGDMYSFGFLILEMLTGKRPTDEMFKDGYDLRSYVEMSLPHDILNILDLTILHEESKQAATRIDEDLIGLMHANAENCLLSLSRVGLACSVESPNRRMSMVHVIQELNLIKTTIASDSLMEAEEPTQTIAST from the exons ATGGTAGCTCATGTCAGTGATTTTGGCTTAGCAAGGTTGCTTTCAACCATTGGAGTGTCTCATATTGGAAGTAGTATAATTGGACTAAAGGGAACTATTGGTTATGCTCCTTCAG AGTATGGAATGGGTTCTAAGGTGTCAATTGAAGGTGATATGTATAGTTTTGGATTTCTAATTTTAGAAATGTTAACCGGAAAAAGACCAACAGATGAAATGTTCAAAGATGGTTACGATCTTCGTAGTTATGTCGAAATGTCACTTCCACATGACATTTTGAACATTTTGGATCTAACTATATTACATGAGGAATCAAAACAAGCTGCAACAAGAATTGATGAGGACCTAATAGGCCTTATGCATGCTAATGCAGAGAATTGTTTGCTTTCACTCTCTAGGGTTGGACTTGCTTGTTCAGTGGAATCACCAAATAGAAGGATGAGTATGGTTCATGTCATACAGGAACTGAATCTGATAAAAACTACTATTGCTTCTGATAGCTTAATGGAGGCTGAGGAACCAACTCAAACTATTGCTTCTACTTGA
- the LOC107487072 gene encoding rop guanine nucleotide exchange factor 14 codes for MGNKERGIFTMRNKLACCSRQWKISIDFDDQQRIMTYNGLESCILNNQSYEDESRTSRGDGCITDSFEDDDSTTCSSSKDAFGSFSSKCLTMKRDEQEVWELAESPQHFYAKEKPSYAIQYSDVEAMKEKFSKLLLGEDVTGGTKGLNTALALSNAITNLAVTIFGELWKLEPLSEERKSKWRREMDWLLSPTNYMVELVPAKQSGANGGMFEIMTPKARADIHMNLPALQKLDSMLIEALDSMVDTEFWYAEGGSRAEGRSTSSQQSKRWWLPSPQVPRTGLSDTARKRLLHQGRVLCQVFKAAKSINENVLHEMPVPDIIKDALAKSGKANLGQELYKVLTAESSSPEDMLKSLNLKSEHYALDTINKLEAAMFSWKQRIAEQLNGKSPVRTSWSFGKDSMSEVDKMELLLERAETLLQLIKLRYPNLPQTFLDATKVQYGKDIGQSILEAYSRVLGNLAFSILSRIGDILQEDSLSNPNSPATSICSPALTNLSEAWVVGSHIRHSLLDRMNKLDHQYCESSCGSTSDIEFSSIDAKSSSVSATPSRSRVWCIGREACASISAQNSP; via the exons ATGGGCAACAAGGAAAGAGGGATCTTCACCATGAGAAACAAACTTGCTTGCTGCTCTAGACAATGGAAAATTAGCATTGATTTTGATGACCAACAAA GGATAATGACGTATAATGGACTTGAGAGTTGCATTCTAAATAATCAGTCATATGAAGATGAAAGCAGAACAAGCAGAGGAGATGGATGCATAACTGATTCATTTGAAGATGATGATTCCACTACTTGCTCGTCCAGCAAAGATGCTTTTGGATCATTCTCTTCGAAATGCTTAACAATGAAAAGGGATGAGCAAGAAGTATGGGAACTCGCGGAAAGTCCTCAGCACTTTTATGCCAAAGAGAAACCTTCTTATGCTATCCAATATTCGGATGTGGAAGCCATGAaggaaaaattttcaaagctGTTGTTAGGTGAAGATGTCACAGGGGGAACCAAGGGACTCAACACAGCTTTGGCGCTGTCGAATGCCATCACAAACCTAGCAG TGACAATTTTTGGTGAGCTTTGGAAATTGGAACCTCTATCTGAAGAAAGGAAGAGCAAATGGAGAAGAGAAATGGACTGGTTACTGTCTCCTACCAACTACATGGTTGAGCTAGTACCTGCGAAGCAAAGTGGTGCCAATGGAGGGATGTTTGAG ATTATGACCCCGAAAGCACGCGCAGACATCCACATGAACCTTCCAGCACTTCAGAAGTTGGACTCCATGCTTATT GAGGCACTAGATTCGATGGTAGATACTGAATTCTGGTATGCAGAGGGAGGAAGCAGGGCCGAAGGGAGGAGCACGAGTTCACAGCAAAGCAAAAGGTGGTGGCTTCCGTCACCCCAAGTTCCAAGAACCGGCCTTTCGGACACTGCAAGGAAGAGGCTGCTTCATCAGGGAAGGGTGCTATGTCAAGTGTTCAAGGCTGCCAAATCTATCAATGAAAATGTGCTGCATGAGATGCCTGTGCCAGATATTATTAAGGATGCACTTGCAAAG TCTGGAAAGGCAAACCTTGGACAGGAACTTTACAAGGTTTTGACAGCTGAATCAAGCTCTCCAGAAGATATGCTTAAATCCCTGAATCTAAAATCTGAGCATTACGCCCTTGACACCATTAACAAATTGGAAGCTGCTATGTTCTCATGGAAACAGAGAATTGCAGAACAACTTAATGGCAAATCCCCAGTTAGAACTTCATGGTCTTTTGGGAAAGACTCTATGTCAGAGGTTGATAAAATGGAGTTATTATTAGAACGGGCAGAAACACTTTTGCAGCTGATTAAACTCAGATATCCAAACCTTCCTCAAACATTTCTTGATGCTACTAAAGTTCAATATGGCAAG GACATTGGGCAGTCCATTTTGGAGGCTTATTCCAGAGTTCTTGGAAACTTAGCCTTCAGCATCCTCTCTAGAATTGGAGATATACTGCAAGAAGATTCTCTAAGCAATCCTAACTCACCAGCGACCTCAATCTGCTCCCCAGCATTGACGAACCTCTCCGAAGCATGGGTGGTTGGTTCACATATCAGGCACTCCTTACTTGATAGGATGAACAAATTGGATCATCAGTACTGCGAATCGAGTTGTGGCAGTACTTCTGATATAGAATTCTCATCAATTGATGCCAAGTCCAGCTCAGTATCGGCTACTCCTAGTCGGAGCCGAGTTTGGTGCATTGGCAGGGAAGCTTGTGCAAGTATTTCTGCTCAAAATTCCCCATAG